The proteins below come from a single Serpentinimonas raichei genomic window:
- a CDS encoding helix-turn-helix domain-containing protein: MKKRDVFAELLEGFDALKSEREGKLTLRQIKVQDKPVPTLAPQELIQVREKLHLSRALFARYLRTNPRTLENWEQGRAKPNAQAVLLIRMVSQFPDTVQRLETV; the protein is encoded by the coding sequence ATGAAAAAACGTGATGTTTTTGCTGAATTGCTGGAAGGCTTTGACGCCCTGAAGTCTGAACGTGAAGGCAAGCTGACTTTACGGCAAATCAAGGTACAGGACAAACCCGTTCCCACATTGGCGCCTCAGGAATTGATCCAAGTGCGCGAGAAACTTCACCTCTCGCGAGCCTTATTTGCACGCTACTTACGCACCAACCCGCGAACCTTGGAGAACTGGGAGCAGGGTCGAGCAAAGCCGAACGCTCAAGCGGTGCTGCTGATTCGGATGGTTTCGCAATTCCCAGATACGGTGCAACGCTTGGAAACGGTTTGA
- a CDS encoding patatin-like phospholipase family protein, whose protein sequence is MPPDEHPQRRERLGHYLQAYFGEMDPEVLAAVCAHFTWVELEAGEVLMQQGQVADAAYLSLSGRLRVYVEGPEGARRAVRELGRGEILGEIGLYSEAPRSATVVALRHSVLARLEKAHFHELVQRYPQASFALTRQIIERLQTQHSSRPETAPVMLCLLPITAHVQATELAEKLRLALSPYGRACCVGAAQVRAQAQQQHGLASDTACAQVLDALETQHDFVLMLGDSADEGWSRLCARHADEILLLAQASEPAQIHPIEHACLSALQQTSEPNQTLLLLHPAELKSPLGMRRWIDRRPVGAHLNLRPALERDMQRLARILSHNATGLVLAGGGARGLAHLGVWKELQRRGIEIDCVGGTSIGAVMAALIAADAGVEPTIERARRAFRINPTGDYNWLPLVSLIRGGRVRKLIDRTFHELTGGQADAVDLWKGFFCIASNYSRGQELRLQQGDLSQALRASLAIPGALPPVVRDGELLCDGGTFNNFPVNVMRLQRGVRRVIGVDLSARSTRRLTFDEIPGPWALLLDRLRPRARQRYRLPSLVSYLLNVSILYSVSRQAESRRQCDLYLNPPLLKIGLLQWNQFDTIVRQGEQHAREVLEQQAAGAAVPPA, encoded by the coding sequence ATGCCACCTGACGAACACCCACAGCGGCGCGAGCGCCTAGGCCACTACCTGCAAGCCTATTTTGGCGAGATGGACCCCGAGGTGCTGGCCGCCGTGTGCGCGCACTTCACATGGGTCGAGCTCGAAGCCGGGGAGGTGCTGATGCAGCAAGGGCAGGTGGCCGATGCCGCCTACCTGAGCCTGAGCGGGCGCCTGCGCGTGTACGTCGAAGGCCCCGAGGGCGCGCGGCGCGCGGTGCGCGAGTTGGGGCGCGGCGAGATTTTGGGCGAAATCGGCCTCTACAGCGAGGCCCCGCGCTCGGCCACCGTGGTCGCGCTGCGCCACAGCGTGCTGGCCCGGCTTGAAAAAGCGCACTTCCACGAGCTGGTGCAGCGCTACCCGCAAGCCTCGTTTGCGCTCACGCGCCAGATCATCGAGCGCTTGCAAACGCAGCACAGCAGCCGGCCCGAAACGGCCCCGGTCATGCTCTGCCTGCTGCCCATCACCGCCCACGTGCAGGCCACCGAACTGGCCGAAAAGCTGCGCCTTGCCCTGTCACCCTACGGCCGCGCCTGCTGTGTCGGGGCCGCCCAGGTGCGCGCCCAAGCGCAGCAACAGCACGGCCTGGCCTCTGACACCGCCTGCGCGCAGGTGCTCGACGCACTCGAAACCCAGCACGACTTCGTGCTCATGCTCGGCGACAGCGCCGACGAAGGCTGGAGCCGCCTGTGTGCGCGCCACGCCGACGAAATCCTGCTGCTGGCCCAGGCCAGCGAGCCGGCGCAAATCCACCCCATCGAGCACGCCTGCCTGAGCGCCCTGCAACAGACCAGCGAACCCAACCAAACCCTGCTGCTGCTGCACCCGGCCGAGCTCAAATCGCCGCTCGGCATGCGGCGCTGGATCGATCGGCGCCCGGTGGGCGCGCACCTGAACCTGCGCCCGGCGCTGGAGCGCGACATGCAGCGGCTGGCGCGCATCCTCAGCCACAACGCCACCGGGTTGGTGCTGGCCGGGGGCGGCGCGCGCGGGCTGGCGCATCTGGGCGTCTGGAAAGAGCTGCAACGGCGCGGCATCGAAATCGACTGCGTGGGCGGCACCAGCATCGGCGCCGTCATGGCCGCCCTGATCGCCGCCGACGCCGGGGTCGAGCCCACCATCGAGCGCGCCCGGCGCGCCTTTCGCATCAACCCCACCGGCGACTACAACTGGCTGCCGCTGGTCTCGCTCATCCGCGGTGGCCGGGTGCGCAAATTGATCGACCGCACCTTTCACGAGCTCACCGGCGGCCAGGCCGACGCGGTCGATCTGTGGAAAGGCTTTTTTTGCATCGCCAGCAACTACTCGCGCGGGCAGGAGCTGCGGCTGCAGCAAGGCGACCTCAGCCAGGCCCTGCGCGCCAGCTTGGCTATTCCCGGCGCGCTGCCGCCGGTGGTGCGCGACGGCGAGCTGCTGTGCGACGGCGGCACCTTCAACAACTTCCCCGTCAACGTGATGCGCTTGCAGCGCGGCGTGCGGCGCGTAATCGGCGTCGATTTGAGTGCACGCAGCACGCGCCGGCTCACTTTTGACGAAATACCCGGCCCGTGGGCGCTGCTGCTCGACCGCCTGCGCCCGCGCGCACGCCAGCGCTACCGCCTGCCCTCGCTGGTGTCGTATTTGCTCAACGTCTCGATCCTCTACAGCGTGTCGCGCCAGGCCGAATCGCGCCGCCAGTGCGACCTCTACCTCAACCCGCCGCTGCTCAAGATCGGGCTGCTGCAGTGGAACCAGTTCGACACCATCGTGCGCCAAGGCGAGCAGCACGCGCGCGAGGTGCTGGAGCAGCAGGCTGCGGGGGCGGCGGTACCGCCGGCCTGA
- the mnmA gene encoding tRNA 2-thiouridine(34) synthase MnmA — protein sequence MNPKPRVVVGLSGGVDSAVSAWLLKQQGFEVIGIFMKNWEDDDGDVGPDGSSAHCSSRQDWLDAASVADVLGIEIEYVNFAAEYKDRVFAHFLREYQAGRTPNPDILCNAEIKFKAFLDHALRLGAEQIATGHYARVRFDAASARYQLLKGLDPLKDQSYFLHRLTQAQLARTRFPVGELRKTEVRRIAAEIGLPNAKKKDSTGICFIGERPFREFLGRYLQHAPGPIRAPDGRTIGQHVGLSFYTLGQRQGLGIGGLKPSGATQGGADHAPWFVARKDMAHNTLWAVQGHDHPWLLAPSLQASDPSWVAGQPPPAGAYGAKTRYRQADAACRFEPAPATKGAPDERFALHFEQPQWAVTPGQSAVLYDGEVCLGGGVIYGSGAATWKVDGDSQI from the coding sequence ATGAACCCCAAACCCCGTGTCGTCGTCGGGCTCTCGGGCGGAGTCGATTCCGCCGTCAGCGCTTGGCTGCTCAAGCAGCAGGGCTTCGAAGTGATCGGCATCTTCATGAAAAACTGGGAAGATGATGACGGCGACGTAGGCCCCGACGGCAGCAGCGCGCACTGCTCCAGCCGCCAGGACTGGCTCGACGCCGCCAGCGTGGCCGACGTACTCGGCATCGAGATCGAATACGTCAACTTTGCCGCCGAATACAAAGACCGCGTCTTTGCCCACTTTCTGCGCGAATACCAGGCCGGCCGCACCCCCAACCCCGACATCTTGTGCAACGCCGAGATCAAGTTCAAGGCCTTCCTCGACCATGCCCTGCGCCTGGGGGCCGAGCAGATCGCCACCGGGCACTACGCGCGCGTGCGCTTCGATGCCGCCAGCGCCCGCTACCAACTGCTCAAGGGCCTGGACCCGCTCAAAGACCAGAGCTACTTCCTGCACCGCCTGACGCAAGCGCAACTGGCGCGCACGCGCTTTCCGGTGGGCGAGCTGCGCAAAACCGAGGTGCGCCGCATCGCCGCCGAAATCGGGCTGCCCAACGCCAAAAAGAAAGATTCGACCGGCATTTGCTTCATCGGCGAGCGCCCCTTTCGCGAGTTTTTGGGCCGCTACCTGCAACACGCCCCCGGCCCCATCCGCGCCCCCGACGGGCGCACCATCGGCCAGCACGTGGGCCTGAGCTTTTACACCCTGGGCCAGCGCCAGGGGCTGGGCATCGGCGGCCTCAAGCCAAGCGGGGCCACCCAAGGCGGCGCCGACCACGCGCCCTGGTTCGTGGCGCGCAAAGACATGGCCCACAACACCCTGTGGGCGGTGCAGGGGCACGATCATCCTTGGCTGCTCGCGCCCAGTCTGCAAGCCAGCGACCCCAGTTGGGTAGCCGGCCAACCCCCGCCCGCCGGTGCCTACGGCGCCAAAACCCGCTACCGCCAGGCCGATGCCGCGTGCCGCTTCGAGCCCGCCCCCGCAACCAAGGGCGCCCCCGACGAGCGCTTCGCCCTGCACTTCGAGCAGCCCCAATGGGCCGTCACTCCCGGCCAGAGCGCGGTGCTGTACGACGGTGAGGTGTGCCTGGGCGGCGGGGTGATTTACGGCTCCGGCGCTGCCACCTGGAAAGTCGACGGGGATTCGCAAATTTGA
- a CDS encoding glutamate-5-semialdehyde dehydrogenase, whose protein sequence is MDAPAYTPELLHRMGQQARAAAAQMACASAARKAAALRGLAALLRSHTEPLQAANALDLERARSAGLAEPLLDRLRLSPAALETCALGCEQLAAMPELIGTVSGLQQQPSGIRVGQMRVPIGVFGMIYESRPNVTIEAASLAIKSGNAAILRGGSEAIASNRALAALVQQALGAAGLPPDAVQLVPCTDRAAVGQLIAMPQYVDVIIPRGGKGLIERISAEAKVPVIKHLDGNCHTYVDHPCDLALALKVTDNAKTQKYSPCNATESLLVARAVAAEFLPQIGAVFAAKGVEMRCCPESLQILQSSTQLSPAPLLSPATEADWSTEYLAPIISIKLVAGLDEAIAHINRYSSHHTDAILTTDHGHAQRFLREVDSSSVMVNTSTRFADGFEYGLGAEIGISTDKFHARGPVGVEGLTSLKYVVLGEGQVRV, encoded by the coding sequence ATGGATGCACCCGCCTACACCCCCGAACTCCTGCACCGCATGGGCCAGCAGGCGCGCGCCGCCGCCGCCCAAATGGCCTGCGCCAGCGCCGCACGCAAGGCCGCCGCGCTGCGCGGCCTAGCCGCTTTGCTGCGCAGCCACACCGAGCCGCTGCAAGCCGCCAACGCGCTCGACCTGGAGCGCGCGCGCAGCGCCGGACTGGCCGAGCCGCTGCTCGACCGCTTGCGCCTAAGCCCGGCCGCGCTCGAAACCTGCGCCCTGGGCTGCGAGCAACTGGCCGCCATGCCCGAGCTCATCGGCACCGTGAGCGGTTTGCAGCAGCAGCCCAGCGGCATCCGCGTGGGGCAGATGCGCGTGCCCATCGGCGTCTTTGGCATGATCTACGAGAGCCGCCCCAACGTCACCATCGAAGCCGCGTCGCTGGCCATCAAGAGCGGCAACGCGGCCATATTGCGCGGCGGCTCCGAGGCCATAGCCAGCAACCGCGCCCTGGCCGCGCTGGTGCAGCAGGCGCTGGGCGCAGCCGGTCTGCCGCCCGACGCGGTGCAGCTCGTTCCCTGCACCGACCGCGCCGCCGTGGGCCAGCTCATCGCCATGCCGCAGTATGTGGATGTGATCATCCCGCGCGGCGGCAAGGGCCTGATCGAGCGCATCAGCGCCGAAGCCAAGGTGCCGGTGATCAAGCACCTCGACGGCAACTGCCACACCTACGTCGATCACCCCTGCGACCTGGCGCTGGCCTTAAAAGTGACCGACAACGCCAAAACGCAAAAATACAGCCCCTGCAACGCCACCGAAAGCCTGCTGGTGGCGCGCGCCGTTGCAGCCGAGTTTTTGCCGCAGATCGGCGCCGTGTTTGCCGCCAAGGGCGTGGAAATGCGCTGCTGCCCCGAGTCTTTGCAGATTCTCCAGTCCTCCACCCAACTCAGCCCCGCCCCCCTGCTCAGCCCCGCCACCGAGGCCGACTGGAGCACCGAATACCTCGCCCCCATCATCAGCATCAAGCTGGTGGCGGGGCTGGACGAAGCCATTGCGCACATCAACCGCTACTCCAGCCACCACACCGACGCCATCCTCACCACCGACCACGGCCATGCGCAGCGCTTTTTGCGCGAGGTCGATTCCAGCAGCGTGATGGTCAACACCAGCACCCGCTTTGCCGACGGCTTCGAGTACGGGCTGGGGGCCGAAATCGGCATTTCTACCGACAAATTCCACGCTCGCGGCCCGGTCGGGGTCGAGGGCCTGACCTCGCTCAAGTACGTGGTGCTGGGCGAAGGCCAGGTGCGCGTCTGA
- a CDS encoding methyl-accepting chemotaxis protein, whose protein sequence is MNLLQDLKIGPRLGLLSAVLLALMLALAVVGFVATDRMYVQAESLYQESVLSQAKLKDMTYMVQRNRVLVMDALLDPAPENVQARNTELRANLQKINQIWEEHLVGEKSAAEQQADAAFATARQAYVAQGLLPIMDAILAGQPEQAKALYQARMSDLQRAFTPTLDGLKDVENSLVQEKYQAINATNQAVNVIMIAGTLLGLLLGGLLAWAIARSITRPLEQALLVAQTVAAGDLSAHFEPSGHDQVAELLRALAAMNASLARVVGEVRTSADSISTGASEIASGNADLSQRTEQQASSLEQTAASMEQLTATVKQNAETARAASQIAAGASAAAEQGGAVVGRVVGTMQEISASSQKIADIIGVIDGIAFQTNILALNAAVEAARAGEQGRGFAVVASEVRSLAGRSAAAAKEIKELIGASVQRVEQGSQLVAQAGQSVGEIVSQVKRVTDLIAEISAASNEQSEGIGQIGQAVQQLDHATQQNAALVEQSAAASESLKGQAAHLIALVGQFKLDQGDVGRGAGGAAAPARTAPAPRAAVPAAYRAAPPAASAARGAGAASASRAAPAGQSGSASARMSAPRPAAAQSRLAPPARALPPTAKPKAEAEGDWTSF, encoded by the coding sequence ATGAACCTGCTGCAAGACCTAAAAATTGGCCCGCGCTTGGGCTTGCTTAGCGCCGTTTTGCTGGCGCTCATGTTGGCGCTGGCGGTGGTGGGCTTTGTAGCCACCGATCGGATGTACGTGCAGGCCGAGTCGCTTTACCAAGAGAGCGTGCTTTCGCAGGCCAAGCTCAAAGACATGACCTACATGGTGCAGCGCAACCGGGTGCTGGTGATGGATGCGCTGCTCGACCCTGCGCCCGAGAACGTGCAGGCGCGCAACACCGAGCTGCGCGCCAACCTTCAAAAAATCAACCAGATCTGGGAGGAGCATCTGGTGGGCGAAAAATCTGCCGCTGAACAGCAGGCCGATGCCGCCTTTGCCACGGCGCGCCAAGCCTATGTGGCGCAGGGGCTGCTGCCGATCATGGATGCCATATTGGCCGGGCAGCCCGAGCAAGCCAAGGCGCTGTACCAGGCCCGCATGAGCGATCTGCAGCGCGCGTTCACCCCCACCCTAGACGGGCTCAAAGATGTGGAAAACAGCTTGGTGCAAGAAAAGTACCAAGCCATCAACGCCACCAACCAAGCCGTCAACGTGATCATGATCGCGGGCACCCTGCTCGGGCTGCTGCTGGGTGGTCTGTTGGCTTGGGCCATTGCGCGCTCGATCACACGGCCGCTGGAGCAGGCGCTGCTCGTGGCGCAAACCGTGGCGGCGGGCGATTTGAGCGCGCACTTCGAGCCCAGCGGGCACGATCAGGTGGCTGAATTGCTGCGCGCCCTGGCCGCCATGAACGCCAGCTTGGCGCGGGTGGTGGGCGAGGTGCGCACCAGCGCCGACTCGATCAGCACCGGGGCGAGCGAAATTGCCAGCGGCAACGCCGATTTGTCGCAGCGCACCGAGCAGCAAGCGTCTAGCCTAGAGCAAACCGCGGCCAGCATGGAGCAGCTCACCGCCACCGTCAAGCAAAACGCCGAAACCGCGCGCGCCGCCAGCCAGATCGCCGCCGGGGCCAGCGCCGCTGCCGAGCAAGGTGGGGCGGTGGTGGGCCGGGTGGTGGGAACCATGCAAGAGATCAGCGCCAGCAGCCAAAAAATCGCCGACATCATCGGCGTGATCGACGGCATCGCTTTCCAGACCAACATCCTGGCCCTGAACGCCGCCGTGGAAGCGGCGCGCGCGGGCGAGCAAGGGCGCGGCTTTGCCGTGGTGGCCTCCGAGGTGCGCAGCCTGGCCGGGCGCAGCGCCGCCGCAGCCAAAGAGATCAAGGAGCTGATCGGGGCCAGCGTGCAGCGCGTCGAGCAAGGCTCGCAACTGGTGGCGCAGGCCGGCCAGAGCGTGGGCGAGATCGTCTCCCAGGTCAAGCGCGTGACCGATTTGATCGCCGAAATCAGCGCCGCCAGCAACGAGCAGTCCGAAGGCATCGGGCAGATCGGGCAAGCGGTGCAGCAGCTCGATCACGCCACGCAGCAAAACGCCGCGCTGGTCGAGCAAAGCGCGGCCGCATCCGAGAGCCTCAAGGGCCAGGCGGCGCATTTGATCGCGCTGGTGGGCCAGTTCAAGCTGGACCAGGGCGATGTGGGGCGTGGGGCAGGTGGTGCAGCGGCCCCGGCGCGCACGGCGCCAGCACCCAGGGCCGCTGTGCCCGCTGCATACAGAGCCGCACCGCCCGCTGCATCGGCTGCCCGTGGCGCGGGTGCCGCATCAGCGTCTCGCGCTGCACCCGCGGGCCAATCAGGTTCCGCATCGGCGCGCATGTCCGCCCCGCGCCCCGCTGCGGCCCAAAGCCGCCTCGCGCCCCCTGCGCGTGCGCTGCCTCCCACCGCCAAACCCAAGGCCGAAGCCGAAGGGGACTGGACTTCGTTTTGA
- a CDS encoding CopG family ribbon-helix-helix protein — translation MATSLKIDDTLKSRVHHLAGQRRRSPHWIMLEAIQQYVEREEASERFKQEALTSWAAYKETGRHLTGQEMRTWLNTWGTEAERAVPECHK, via the coding sequence ATGGCAACGTCTCTCAAGATTGACGACACACTGAAAAGTCGTGTCCACCATCTGGCCGGCCAGCGCCGCCGTTCGCCGCACTGGATCATGCTCGAAGCCATCCAACAATACGTCGAGCGCGAGGAAGCAAGCGAGCGTTTCAAGCAGGAAGCCTTGACCTCTTGGGCGGCCTACAAAGAAACCGGCCGGCATCTCACCGGCCAAGAAATGCGCACCTGGTTGAACACCTGGGGCACCGAAGCCGAAAGGGCGGTGCCTGAGTGCCACAAGTAA
- a CDS encoding type II toxin-antitoxin system RelE/ParE family toxin, with protein sequence MERCRKFLAAKAPDAARRAGQAIERQFLLLETFPDIGRPFPDMPELRELVIAFGDSGYVALYRHESADDTVYVLAFRHQKEAGYLNQPKP encoded by the coding sequence TTGGAGCGATGCCGGAAGTTCCTCGCCGCCAAGGCCCCGGATGCCGCCAGGCGGGCCGGACAAGCCATAGAGCGGCAATTCCTGCTGTTGGAAACCTTCCCCGACATCGGTCGGCCGTTCCCTGACATGCCCGAGCTGCGCGAGTTGGTGATTGCCTTCGGGGACTCCGGCTATGTGGCGCTGTATCGCCATGAGTCCGCCGACGATACGGTGTATGTCTTGGCATTCCGGCACCAGAAAGAGGCGGGCTACTTAAACCAACCCAAACCATGA
- a CDS encoding fumarylacetoacetate hydrolase family protein, with protein sequence MSNYLFAPPPVTALPILGSPQHFPVNRLFFVGRNYAAHAAEMGFTVDKARETPFYFTKSASALTPSGSTLPYPPGTANFHYEVELVVALHRPGFRVAPEQAHELIYGYAVGLDMTRRDLQQAARELGRPWDLGKDVEHGAVCSELLPLPGQVLAPAAIGLQVNGQTRQSARTNQLIWSIPELIADLSRFYHLQPGDLIYTGTPEGVGPVQPGDQLRGWVEGVGELSVAIGPVA encoded by the coding sequence ATGAGTAACTACCTTTTCGCCCCCCCGCCCGTCACCGCGCTGCCGATTTTGGGCAGCCCGCAGCACTTTCCCGTGAACCGGCTGTTTTTTGTCGGTCGCAACTACGCCGCGCACGCCGCTGAAATGGGTTTTACGGTGGACAAGGCGCGCGAGACGCCGTTTTATTTCACCAAGTCGGCCAGCGCGCTGACCCCGAGCGGCAGCACCCTGCCCTACCCGCCCGGCACGGCCAACTTCCACTACGAAGTCGAGCTGGTGGTGGCGCTGCACCGGCCCGGTTTTCGGGTGGCACCCGAGCAGGCGCACGAGCTGATTTACGGCTACGCGGTTGGGCTCGACATGACGCGGCGCGACCTGCAACAGGCAGCGCGCGAGCTGGGCCGCCCGTGGGACTTGGGCAAGGACGTGGAGCACGGCGCGGTTTGCTCCGAGCTGCTGCCGCTGCCGGGGCAGGTGCTGGCACCTGCGGCGATCGGGCTGCAAGTGAATGGCCAGACGCGGCAATCGGCCCGCACCAATCAACTGATCTGGAGCATCCCCGAGCTGATCGCCGACTTGTCGCGCTTTTACCACTTGCAACCCGGCGACCTGATCTACACCGGCACCCCCGAGGGCGTGGGGCCGGTGCAGCCGGGCGACCAGTTGCGCGGCTGGGTCGAGGGGGTGGGCGAGCTGAGCGTGGCGATTGGGCCGGTGGCTTGA
- the dacB gene encoding D-alanyl-D-alanine carboxypeptidase/D-alanyl-D-alanine-endopeptidase codes for MPPLTTPRTVWPQQHPLALGLGLLLCSSLAWAAPTSAHPAASTSPPNASTTLSSATTTLPPTVANALRAAAVPPEALALFVAPAQPGAAPWLAQQHTEPFNPASALKLVTSLAALELLGPGHVWRTEVYSSGTLRDGVLHGNLYLRGGGDPTLVTEKLWLLLHRVQALGIERIAGDIVLDRSAFAEPEVDPAAFNDEPLRAYNAGPDALLVNFRAQVLRFSPDVAAGVARISAEPPLAGVQMPATVPLLPATPAQATPAAHRASAAHATEAAAACGDWRAALRADFTHPLQPRFGGGFPAACGVRHWPLAHPEPRRMAERAVQALWLASGGRLDGRVREGSVPAGATERLVFESPPLAEVVRDANKFSNNVMAQHLLLALSQGDGAATFERSRQRLQPWWLARFGPDLPLPQVGNGSGLSRDGRATALALGRLLQHAYASHAMPDLMASLPASGLDGTLRRSRMGAGLAHLKTGSLRDVQALAGYVHRPDGSRLVLVALVNHTNAHATRPALDALVQWAASATAPRQR; via the coding sequence ATGCCACCCTTGACCACCCCCCGCACCGTTTGGCCCCAGCAGCACCCGCTGGCCCTGGGTCTGGGCCTGCTGCTGTGCAGCAGCCTAGCGTGGGCGGCGCCCACATCAGCCCACCCAGCAGCCTCCACCAGCCCACCCAACGCCAGCACCACCCTCAGCAGCGCCACCACCACCCTGCCCCCCACCGTGGCCAACGCGCTGCGCGCCGCCGCCGTGCCGCCCGAGGCGCTGGCGCTGTTTGTGGCCCCGGCGCAGCCCGGTGCCGCGCCCTGGCTGGCGCAGCAGCACACCGAGCCCTTCAACCCCGCTTCCGCCCTTAAATTGGTCACCAGCCTGGCGGCGCTGGAGCTGCTCGGCCCCGGCCACGTCTGGCGCACCGAGGTCTATAGCAGCGGCACCCTGCGCGACGGCGTGCTGCACGGCAACCTCTACCTGCGCGGCGGCGGCGACCCAACCTTGGTAACCGAAAAACTCTGGCTGCTGCTGCACCGGGTGCAGGCGCTGGGCATCGAGCGCATTGCGGGCGACATCGTGCTCGACCGCAGCGCCTTTGCCGAGCCCGAAGTCGATCCCGCCGCCTTCAACGACGAGCCGCTGCGCGCCTACAACGCCGGGCCAGACGCGCTGCTGGTCAACTTTCGCGCTCAGGTGTTGCGCTTCAGCCCCGATGTGGCGGCGGGCGTGGCGCGCATCAGCGCCGAGCCACCGCTGGCCGGGGTGCAGATGCCGGCCACGGTGCCGCTCCTACCCGCCACACCGGCACAGGCTACACCAGCGGCCCATCGTGCAAGCGCAGCCCATGCAACAGAGGCCGCAGCCGCCTGCGGCGACTGGCGCGCAGCCCTGCGTGCCGATTTCACCCACCCCTTGCAGCCGCGTTTTGGCGGTGGTTTCCCGGCCGCTTGCGGCGTACGCCACTGGCCGCTGGCGCACCCCGAGCCGCGCCGCATGGCCGAGCGCGCCGTGCAGGCGCTGTGGCTGGCCAGTGGCGGCCGGCTCGATGGCCGCGTGCGCGAAGGCAGCGTGCCCGCCGGCGCCACCGAACGCCTGGTGTTCGAGTCGCCCCCGCTGGCCGAAGTGGTGCGCGATGCCAACAAGTTCAGCAACAACGTCATGGCCCAGCACCTGCTGCTCGCGCTCAGCCAGGGCGACGGTGCCGCCACTTTCGAGCGCTCGCGCCAGCGCCTGCAGCCCTGGTGGCTGGCGCGCTTCGGCCCCGATCTGCCCCTGCCCCAAGTGGGCAACGGCTCGGGCCTGAGCCGCGACGGCCGCGCCACCGCGCTGGCGCTGGGGCGGCTGCTGCAACACGCCTACGCCTCACACGCCATGCCCGACCTGATGGCCTCGTTGCCGGCCAGCGGGCTCGACGGCACGCTGCGGCGCAGCCGCATGGGTGCGGGGCTGGCGCACCTCAAAACCGGCAGCCTGCGCGACGTGCAAGCCCTGGCCGGCTACGTACACCGCCCCGACGGCTCGCGGCTGGTGCTGGTGGCGCTGGTCAACCACACCAACGCCCACGCCACCCGCCCGGCGCTCGATGCGCTGGTGCAGTGGGCCGCCAGCGCAACGGCCCCGCGGCAGCGCTGA
- a CDS encoding type II toxin-antitoxin system Phd/YefM family antitoxin: protein MHTWPVQDAQARFNDLLQACLDEGPQIVTQRGAQAAVLVPIGQWQRLQATARPTLKQLLLSDHARADMVLPNRGRSRRRVVLDQV from the coding sequence ATGCATACGTGGCCGGTTCAGGATGCCCAAGCGCGATTCAACGATTTACTCCAGGCCTGCTTGGACGAGGGGCCGCAAATCGTGACCCAAAGGGGTGCGCAAGCGGCCGTTTTGGTACCCATTGGGCAGTGGCAGCGCTTGCAGGCCACGGCCCGCCCCACTCTCAAGCAGCTGCTGCTTTCCGATCACGCCCGCGCGGATATGGTGTTGCCGAACCGAGGTCGGTCGCGCCGTCGGGTCGTGCTGGATCAAGTCTGA
- the tsaB gene encoding tRNA (adenosine(37)-N6)-threonylcarbamoyltransferase complex dimerization subunit type 1 TsaB, which translates to MNPPSYTSPACPPRPAARRVLAIETSTERLSVALGPAGGAALAAYEGEGGAQASATLLPRLLELLQGLGWRLAELDAIAFGQGPGAFTGLRSACAVVQGLALAARPGGVPVLPISTLLALGDEGWHTGCARGLWSGAVPRALLGQGQARPTRLVAALDARMGELYVAELRWRGGSAGDAGWRLEGAPRLCAPEALPLEWLQDEAGAATWLVSNALETYAERLPLPWRTAPQVPAWPSAAALLRLAGWHWAAGLAVAAEQAQPLYVRDQVALTTAERAALQAQRLAAQPGPP; encoded by the coding sequence ATGAACCCGCCTAGCTACACTTCGCCCGCCTGCCCGCCCAGACCGGCGGCGCGGCGCGTGCTGGCGATCGAGACCAGCACCGAGCGCCTGAGCGTGGCGCTGGGCCCGGCCGGTGGCGCGGCGCTGGCGGCCTACGAGGGCGAAGGCGGTGCACAGGCTTCGGCCACGCTGCTGCCGCGCCTGCTGGAGCTGCTGCAGGGCTTGGGTTGGCGTTTGGCGGAGCTCGATGCGATCGCTTTTGGCCAGGGGCCGGGGGCTTTTACCGGCTTGCGCAGCGCCTGCGCGGTGGTGCAGGGGCTGGCGCTGGCGGCGCGCCCGGGCGGGGTGCCGGTGCTGCCCATCAGCACCTTGCTGGCGCTGGGCGACGAGGGCTGGCACACTGGATGCGCCCGGGGGCTGTGGAGCGGGGCTGTGCCAAGGGCTTTGCTAGGGCAAGGGCAGGCCCGGCCTACCCGCTTGGTGGCGGCGCTGGATGCGCGCATGGGCGAGCTCTACGTGGCCGAGCTGCGTTGGCGCGGTGGGTCGGCGGGCGACGCAGGCTGGCGCCTAGAGGGGGCACCGCGCCTGTGCGCGCCCGAAGCGCTGCCGCTGGAGTGGCTGCAAGACGAAGCCGGCGCAGCCACCTGGCTGGTGAGCAACGCGCTTGAAACCTATGCCGAGCGCTTGCCGCTGCCGTGGCGCACGGCGCCGCAGGTGCCGGCCTGGCCGAGCGCGGCGGCGCTGCTGCGGCTGGCGGGCTGGCATTGGGCGGCGGGGCTGGCGGTGGCGGCCGAGCAGGCGCAGCCGCTGTATGTGCGCGACCAAGTCGCGCTCACCACCGCCGAGCGCGCGGCCTTGCAGGCGCAGCGCCTGGCTGCGCAGCCGGGGCCGCCATGA